From one Rosa rugosa chromosome 4, drRosRugo1.1, whole genome shotgun sequence genomic stretch:
- the LOC133744872 gene encoding protein HAPLESS 2, whose translation MRIPPPKLWLLFLPCFIGHVVGVQILSKSKLDKCEKTSDSGDLNCTKKIVLNMAVPSGASGGEASIVAEIVEVEENSSKKMQTFRIPPVLTVNKSAAYALYELTYIRDVAYKPEEYYVKTRKCEPDADAKVVKICERLRDENGTIIEHTEPMCCPCGPQRRVPSSCGSVFGKLMKGKPNTAHCVRFPGDWFHVFGIGQRSVGFSVLIQVKTGSKVSEVLVGPENRTAISNDKFLRANLIGDFVGYTNIPSFEDFYLVIPRQGGTGHPQNLGRNFSMWMLLERVRFTLDGVECNKIGVNFEAFNGQPNFCSSPFWSCLHNQLWNFLEADQNRIERKQVPLFGVEGRFERINQHPNAGTHSFSIGVTEVINTNLLIELSADDVDYVYQRSPGKILSINIPTFEALTQFGTATITAKNTGEVEASYCLTFDCSSDVTLMEEQYFIMKPKETLSRSFKLYPGTDQAAKYICAAILKDSNYNEVDRAECQFSTTSTVIDNGSQGNPFKPPKTGTTGFFDSIESFWNHVWKTFIDFITGKSCRTKCSGFFDFRCHIQYICMSWILMFGLLLAIFPTVSVLLWLLHQKGLFDPLYDWWDDHFWEDSLSTKNTRHRINVDHRHVHVHKHHGHEARHHNYGTHHKRKSTHNDHKHSHFQRSSDYHYDLHHVHKDKHKHGRRRSSSVMQKVDENTG comes from the exons ATGAGAATCCCTCCACCAAAATTATGGCTCCTCTTCCTCCCTTGCTTTATCGGCCACGTCGTTGGAGTCCAGATCCTCTCCAAATCGAAACTCGACAAGTGCGAGAAGACTTCCGATTCCGGTGACTTGAATTGCACTAAGAAGATCGTCCTCAACATGGCCGTCCCTAGTGGCGCG AGTGGAGGTGAGGCTTCGATTGTTGCGGAAATTGTCGAGGTAGAGGAGAATTCAAGCAAGAAGATGCAAACTTTTCGAATACCGCCTGTCCTGACTGTCAATAAATCCGCGGCTTATGCCTTGTACGAGCTTACGTACATTCGA GATGTTGCATATAAGCCTGAAGAGTACTATGTTAAGACTCGAAAGTGTGAGCCAGATGCAGATGCAAAAGTTGTGAAGATATGTGAGAG GTTACGAGATGAAAATGGTACCATTATTGAGCATACAGAG CCAATGTGCTGTCCTTGTGGGCCTCAGCGGCGGGTACCTTCATCATGTGGAAGTGTTT TTGGCAAGTTGATGAAAGGAAAACCCAATACAGCCCATTGTGTCCGCTTTCCGGGTGATTG GTTCCATGTTTTTGGTATTGGACAGCGCTCAGTGGGATTTAGTGTTCTCATTCAAGTAAAGACAGGATCTAAAGTTTCG GAAGTGCTTGTAGGTCCTGAAAACAGAACAGCAATATCCAATGATAAGTTTTTGCGAGCTAATCTTATTGGAGACTTTGTTGGATACACAAATATTCCTTCATTCGAGGATTTTTACCTTGTAATTCCGAGGCAG GGGGGCACAGGTCACCCCCAGAATTTGGGAAGGAACTTTTCTATGTGGATGCTGCTGGAGAGAGTTAGATTTACTTTAGATGGTGTTGAATGTAATAAAATTGGTGTCAACTTTGAGGCTTTTAATGGGCAGCCAAACTTTTGCTCTTCACCATTCTGGAGTTGCTTGCATAATCAGTTATggaatttcttggag GCTGACCAAAACCGTATCGAAAGGAAACAGGTGCCACTTTTTGGTGTGGAAGGAAGGTTCGAAAGGATAAACCAGCATCCA AATGCAGGGACTCATTCGTTTTCCATAGGAGTCACAGAAGTCATTAATACAAATCTCTTGATAGAACTAAGTGCTGATGACGTAGATTATGTCTACCAAAG GAGTCCTGGGAAAATCTTAAGCATCAATATCCCAACATTTGAGGCCCTTACTCAATTTGGAACTGCTACAATCACAGCAAAGAATACTGGTGAAGTGGAAGCATCCTATTGCTTAACG TTTGATTGCTCAAGTGATGTCACCCTTATGGAG GAGCAATACTTCATTATGAAGCCAAAAGAAACATTATCTCGATCATTCAAACTTTACCCAGGAACCGATCAAGCTGCAAAATACATCTGTGCAG CTATACTTAAGGACTCTAATTATAATGAAGTGGATAGAGCCGAGTGCCAATTTTCTACGACATCTACTGTCATTGATAATGGATCACAG GGTAATCCCTTTAAGCCACCAAAGACAGGAACAACTGGTTTCTTTGACTCCATTGAAAGCTTTTGGAACCATGTGTGGAAGACTTTTATAGATTTCATCACTGGAAAATCTTGCAG AACAAAATGCTCTGGATTCTTTGACTTCAGATGCCATATACAGTACATATGTATGAGTTGGATTCTGATGTTTGGTCTACTTTTAGCAATTTTTCCAACAG TCAGTGTGCTACTGTGGCTTTTACATCAGAAGGGACTTTTTGATCCTTTATATGACTGGTGGGATGATCATTTCTGGGAGGATAGTCTGAGCACCAAGAATACAAGACACAGAATTAATGTAGATCACCGACATGTTCATGTCCATAAACATCATGGGCATGAAGCAAGGCACCACAACTATGGCACTCATCATAAAAGAAAAAGCACTCACAATGATCACAAGCATAGCCACTTTCAAAGAAGTAGTGACTACCATTACGACCTTCACCATGTCCATAAGGATAAGCACAAGCATGGCCgaagaaggagttcaagtgTTATGCAGAAAGTTGATGAGAACACAGGA